From a region of the Arachis ipaensis cultivar K30076 chromosome B09, Araip1.1, whole genome shotgun sequence genome:
- the LOC107618912 gene encoding dof zinc finger protein DOF4.6 isoform X2 encodes MDTAQWPQILVKPIEEIVVGTNTSLCHQSKPPSSNNLASENNNNNNNIIKKPRPQKEQALNCPRCHSTNTKFCYYNNYSLTQPRYFCKTCRRYWTEGGSLRNIPVGGGSRKNKRSSTSISSSPSPPSPNKNIKLIGKVVHEGQDLNLGFPSDFVVHQQNNNTLSSSSSSSTITSTVTTTTTTPPSSTTQFSAMELLTGITSANSRGGLGLNSFLPHHPPDPNTVLYNNSTFALQDFNKTAGLNFSLDGIGIGIVGSGFAGLHHHQQDQTSGGGNNNGRLLFPFEDLKQVSNADAIDNQSNSKVHQQQGDSSGYWSGMLGGGSW; translated from the coding sequence ATTTTGGTGAAGCCAATAGAAGAGATAGTTGTGGGAACAAACACATCATTATGTCATCAATCAAAACCACCCTCTTCTAATAATCTTGCATCagagaataataacaacaacaacaatatcaTCAAGAAACCAAGGCCACAGAAGGAGCAAGCCCTAAACTGTCCAAGGTGCCATTCAACAAATACAAAGTTCTGTTACTACAACAACTACAGCCTTACACAACCAAGGTACTTCTGCAAGACTTGTAGAAGGTACTGGACTGAAGGTGGGTCCCTTAGGAACATCCCTGTTGGTGGTGGATCCAGAAAGAACAAGAGATCTTCTACTTCAATATCATCATCACCGTCACCGCCTTCACCCAACAAGAACATCAAGCTTATTGGTAAGGTAGTCCATGAAGGCCAAGATCTGAACTTGGGTTTTCCATCTGATTTCGTTGTTCATCAACAAAACAATAatactctttcttcttcttcttcttcttcaactattacTAGTACtgttactactactactactacaccACCCTCTTCTACTACCCAATTCTCAGCAATGGAGCTTCTTACTGGGATCACTTCAGCAAATTCAAGAGGGGGTTTGGGTTTGAACTCTTTCTTGCCTCATCATCCACCTGATCCAAACACAGTGCTGTACAATAATAGTACTTTTGCTCTTCAGGATTTCAATAAGACAGCAGGATTGAATTTCTCTTTGGATGGGATTGGGATTGGGATTGTAGGGAGTGGATTTGCAGgccttcatcatcatcaacaagaTCAGACAAGTGGTGGTGGGAATAATAATGGGAGGCTTTTGTTTCCATTTGAGGATTTGAAACAGGTTTCTAACGCCGACGCAATTGATAATCAGAGTAACAGCAAGGTGCATCAACAACAAGGGGATTCAAGTGGATATTGGAGTGGGATGTTAGGTGGAGGATCATGGTAA
- the LOC107618912 gene encoding dof zinc finger protein DOF4.6 isoform X1: MDTAQWPQEILVKPIEEIVVGTNTSLCHQSKPPSSNNLASENNNNNNNIIKKPRPQKEQALNCPRCHSTNTKFCYYNNYSLTQPRYFCKTCRRYWTEGGSLRNIPVGGGSRKNKRSSTSISSSPSPPSPNKNIKLIGKVVHEGQDLNLGFPSDFVVHQQNNNTLSSSSSSSTITSTVTTTTTTPPSSTTQFSAMELLTGITSANSRGGLGLNSFLPHHPPDPNTVLYNNSTFALQDFNKTAGLNFSLDGIGIGIVGSGFAGLHHHQQDQTSGGGNNNGRLLFPFEDLKQVSNADAIDNQSNSKVHQQQGDSSGYWSGMLGGGSW; this comes from the coding sequence GAGATTTTGGTGAAGCCAATAGAAGAGATAGTTGTGGGAACAAACACATCATTATGTCATCAATCAAAACCACCCTCTTCTAATAATCTTGCATCagagaataataacaacaacaacaatatcaTCAAGAAACCAAGGCCACAGAAGGAGCAAGCCCTAAACTGTCCAAGGTGCCATTCAACAAATACAAAGTTCTGTTACTACAACAACTACAGCCTTACACAACCAAGGTACTTCTGCAAGACTTGTAGAAGGTACTGGACTGAAGGTGGGTCCCTTAGGAACATCCCTGTTGGTGGTGGATCCAGAAAGAACAAGAGATCTTCTACTTCAATATCATCATCACCGTCACCGCCTTCACCCAACAAGAACATCAAGCTTATTGGTAAGGTAGTCCATGAAGGCCAAGATCTGAACTTGGGTTTTCCATCTGATTTCGTTGTTCATCAACAAAACAATAatactctttcttcttcttcttcttcttcaactattacTAGTACtgttactactactactactacaccACCCTCTTCTACTACCCAATTCTCAGCAATGGAGCTTCTTACTGGGATCACTTCAGCAAATTCAAGAGGGGGTTTGGGTTTGAACTCTTTCTTGCCTCATCATCCACCTGATCCAAACACAGTGCTGTACAATAATAGTACTTTTGCTCTTCAGGATTTCAATAAGACAGCAGGATTGAATTTCTCTTTGGATGGGATTGGGATTGGGATTGTAGGGAGTGGATTTGCAGgccttcatcatcatcaacaagaTCAGACAAGTGGTGGTGGGAATAATAATGGGAGGCTTTTGTTTCCATTTGAGGATTTGAAACAGGTTTCTAACGCCGACGCAATTGATAATCAGAGTAACAGCAAGGTGCATCAACAACAAGGGGATTCAAGTGGATATTGGAGTGGGATGTTAGGTGGAGGATCATGGTAA